CATTGAATTAACTTAATAAAGAGGGCATCCACCATGTAGACTATGCACCTCAAAGAAAAGGACTCCCAGACAGTAGATATTTGATAATATTGTGCAACCACCCTCAGGACTTGTATACCATTCTTCTTCCAATCTTTCATTTAAAGAAGTCGATTGCAATTGACCTGCATTAGATATGTGAGGGATGCGAGATATTCTTTGAATATTATGATTAGAAAATTGGATATCTTCCTTGTATTCATTGCAATAATCTTGTGATGCCACTGCATTGACTTTAATATCAATGAATTTCTGTTTCTTCATCCGCAAATTAAGAGAGGGAGATTTTACCTTCTCCCACAGTCTTTTTCTATTAAGAGAATTCTCTAGCTGAAGAACTTCAGAATTCACAACACAGTCTAATTTCTGTTTCTGAGTTGGCAACCCAAGGTACATAACATGGTTGGATGGTAGCAATTTAATATAAGAAGGGTGCAGATTCTGCATTGCAACTCCCTGAGAGTGAGAACCACCAACCAAGTCTACAATTTTTCTAAATATACTTAAATGCTCTGTTTTGCTTCCTTTGTGGTGCCTAGATTTCAACCATTCTCTCAAAGTCACACCATCAGTGTCAGACCCACCAAATCCTGGCACTGTAGCATTATAAGGAGAATCTGCAATCTTTAAACCGGAGCTCAGAAATGCATTAGAATCCATCTGAATATCAATGCCAGACTTCATCAGGTTCTGATCTCTGGGCTCGACATATAAACCATTAGAAGATGGACCTTTACATACAATACCCTTTCCCTTCAATGTACTTCTACGAAAATACTCTGCAAATCCTGATTTGTGTACAGTTTTTGTTTGCATTCCTTCGCGAGCATCACCTTCATCCTCTTTTTGTTCAGCTGTATGCTCATCAGCGGACAAGTGCTGCACGACATTGCCATGATCATAATTGACTGATTTTCTAGCTAATATCTCTCGGGAAGACATGGACCCAAAATCCTCCCAAGCACTAGATGTAGCTTGAACACTCTTTCTAGCTATAACACAGTCCCTTCCCGCACGCGAATCAGCAAACGGCTGATAAATATGCCGCCATGGACTGCGGTTATTATGCAAAGACCCTGGATTGTTCAAAGTACCGATATCTAGGGTAGAACCATTGCAACTTTTCACCATTAATTCTTCAACCGTGACACCACCACCATCAGAAAATAGATCTGGATGCAAATGTTCCCTTGCTTCAACCACATTCTTATCTTGTGAAATTTCATCATATTCTTGGGGTTTTAATATTTCGGGGAGTTCAGGGTTCAGTGAGTAGCCAGCATCTTTGTTTTGATGTTGCACTTGCACACCCTCACCAATCTCCAATTCTTCGTCCATGCTGTCAAAAATTATCACTCCACACGCCCCTCACCACGTGACATGAAATTATCTTTCGGACCGATTCAAGTTCTGCCAAAGGTACTTAAATAATTAGCAATTGCAGACACACCGTTACACAAACATGCTTCTCGAATGCTTCCGAAACGAAAATGCCAGTAACAAAATCAAAGAACACACACGAGATATGTcaactaatcaaaattcaataacaattcgAGCAATTCACTAACCCGAGGGAGGGAAAGAACGAAACGGAAGCAGGAGAAGCGGAACCCGAAAAGCTCATTGCAGAATCAGAAATACTTGTTTGGGAAGAAATGCGATTTTCTGAGCCGGTTATGAAACTACGGAAACCAAACGCTGAAAAGGGTTTTATTATTGTGAGTGGGTTTTTCTTCCACCGCTCACCTGATAATAAAGGCTTTGTTTGGCCCTTCAGAAGTTGGTAGAATTAGAAGACGTTACGCTCAAATTTAAGGCTTCTTTCTTTCGTACAAATCGTCGTGATTCACATGATGCTCCATTCCAAGTCAACTTTTGCTTCTTACCCCCCAAACACGTTTTAAACCGAACTTTCAGCTTCTTAAGTTTGTTAACTTTATAACAGTTACCTCTAAAATTACCTagcattatttttaattgagttttaaACCAATTTACTATGACCATTTATGAAAATGAAACTATTTACtgtaataaaaataagtaaataaccCACACAAAAACCGTCTTTTCTGCTtaccttttctttcttttatttaccAAATTAATTTCTTCCCTTaagatataataatattatctgATCGAAACACGTCATTTTAACACTTTTGCCCAAATATAACGGTGAGGGACACGAAAAGTTTAAGGGTATAAAGAATTATtcgaaaataaaacaaatagtTAAATTAtgtgtttatattaaaaatataatttgatttttttaaggcaatttgaattgttttatatTAAGAACTGGCAGTGAATGATCCACGTTGATGTGGTATGGAACAGTGCACATGCAAAATTGGAGGGCACAATTATCGTTTCACGTCCACTAATTCCTGATATTTGCTTCTTTATTTCCTATTTTggtcaaaacaaaattattcgTACTCGATCGTTGTTTACTCTTTGTCTGTGGTTCTCGCACTGCCACGTCCCAACTGGGCCCCATTAAACCTGCTATGCGCCgcagttgatttttttttcttttttatgcaatctcataaaacaaaatatttcaaatccATTAACTAATATTTTGTTTCGTTTAAACTATACAATCTTTTAACAAAATTGTAAATAtgctttcaaaaaaaattaatttttcattgagttatttattaaaattaaaactaaaaaatatggATGACCGAAACATGATAGGCAACAAAATGTTTCAGTTTTTAAGGCATTCATTAACCCACCATCTCGTGGTTgtgtataaaaaagaaaaatatttcatttctaaagtagatgattaattattataattttttatttgataaataataCACTTTGTGCATTTTAAAAAGTTTCTAATACATTTGCTTCAAAGTTTTTCAACTTCTTCCCCTTTAAATTTCATTTGTGGTTCttttaaattaatgaatttattaatataaacccttaaaaatagtttaattcaACGCTTGGAACTCAATTCGAATCTCACataattagaaataaataaaaatatttttataatatataaataactacAAACTTCACTTATAAATAagacttaaaacttaaaatttatttattaaaatgatatcaaaataatctaaaatatatcataataaaagaagtattataatcaaaacttaaaaaataagagataatataaataatttaccGTGATTAGCTATAATAATGTTTAAAcctataaataaatagaaagaaaaaaaagtactaCAAATGTTTCATAATAATGTTTTGAGTAGTAGTGGAATGATTCCTTCTCTTCCACCGCaatttcttctcttctctcctCCCACCTTAGTGCCTTTGTGAATTAAAAAGCATCATTTTGTAAACTATGTCTCATAATTTGAGTGATGAAAACAAATAGTACAAGAAGAAATCATGAAAGAAGCATAAAAACATTACTCTCCATAAAAAAGATAACAACCTACTCAAATGTCTTCATTTAAAAATCACTTCTCACAGACAAACTAGGTAATTAAACACTAATGtcgtttgatttttttctctcGTATTCATTTAGATTCATCCGAACTTGCCCGTAACACGATAATTAATCACTATTGTCTACATTTTAGTTGAAGTAATTTTCTATTacaaatcaataaaatataaaagctaCAGAATACTAATatgttatcaataaaaaaattaagaaaaatgtcaataaaatatttgaaagcaATTGTGTTCGGTATATTTGAAAGTAACTTAATATGAAAGTGAATTAACATTTTGTAAATAGGccattttttttatgcatttcACTGAAAACATTAACTTCTTAGCTAGTGTTTTTGGAACAATAATTAAcaaattttctttaaattagtGGAAggaaaaaactttaaaatgcTTAACAATTGCAGTACTCGTTTTTCTTTCtgaattttctctttcttccacGTTCCTCCCTCTTACCTCCTTTCAAAGGCACCAATAAGACAATTTCGTATTGCACCTTTTTTTAGATCTTGTTAATCATGCGTGAAACATTCAAGGGATTTTGAATCGTAATAATTTGAATCCTTAAAGGGCATTTTATTCCAAACAAAACCCAATATTACTTTATCACCCTCACCAGACAACACAATAACAGCTGCTTATTCATTTCGACTCATCAAAGAAATGCCAAAAGTATTCCTTcaaatttcttctttttctgttCTTCCTTATACTCTTTTACTTTTTATCTTCTGCTTTTCTCTTAACCAATTCCATCTCTGCATGTCAACTTCAAATCCCAGGTATTTTTCTCAAATCTCTATCGCGCATAAACATAAATCTTATTAGATCTGCTCTTGTTCATTTCCTTCATTCACATTTGTTCAACAAAATGTGTCTTTGATTTGTGGCACAATCTTTCCCTCAGAATGATTCTGGTTCTCATTTTAACATAAATCTGATTATATCATATAAATTATGAAGGGATTCGAACGATTATGGGAATTTGTCATACATGGATCCATGATAAACACATTTTTGGTTTCAAAAGGTGTTAGCATATTCCATCTCCACAACTTGACCTGCTAGTGatataatatatgtttttgtGGCATTTATATCGAAGGATAACAACATATGTTAATCACCTAAAATAATCCAAAGAATGTTTTAGCTAGCATAAATTGGATAATTATAACCTAAGCTTTTCTTACACTTGTGATATGCATACACAATTTCGAATTGTCATCATCATATCTATCTTCATTTCTTTATTTCAGGGTTCCTAGTGATTTGTGAAGGCAAAGAAAAGTTCCTTTGATAGCCATTTATTTGAAGATATAATATTTGCTCATGGTTCCATAGAAAAGATGGCAAATCGTCACTCAAGAAAATCAATCAAGCTTTTTGGACGTCTAATCGGTGCTGAAAATGTTGAGGACCTCCAAAGAACCAAATCAGGTTTGCACATACTCGTTATGAAAATTGGAATAAGATTAGAAAATATCGAATCATCCTCattagaaaataaacaaaacaatttCTTACAAAAACTTAGTTTTATATCTACCAACAAGATTGTTACTAATATTGTTGCACCCTATAGCaccaaaacttttaaaatatgagTGATGAAAAAACATAACCATTAGTGAAAAGAGATATATAAAAACATAACCATTAGTAGTTCTTAtaggattttagctcaagttCACATTTATGGAAGATTAAATACAAGTAGTGACATAAAGTTAATTATTGTATGAGAATTAGTTTTCCTTTTTGAATATTAGATTTTTAATATGCAGAATAATATAGAAGAGGTGTTTGCTATTATAAcataaagaataaattattattattacaataaattAGAAGATGAAAAAGTATTTCAATGatacaatataaaaataacttgTTTTTTAATGTTGTTATAAATCAAGAGACGAAGAGGTAGTAGTTGTAACATGTTTTTAAAGGTTATATAATTGattcaataaaattatcaaatagattgtgagttatatatattttttattattcatttcaAGTAGTATCAAAGTTCTCATTAGACTTAAGAGAAGAAAGTGCAATACAAAATTGAGTGATGAAATGATTTCAACtcaaaatatcttattttttatcGTTTTTATTATGATCATTAGAGTGATTTAGTGGAAGTCTTCTCGTGTGAAGGGTTTATCAAACTTGATTGAAACTAGTTTCAAGGGATCTATCAAGAAGATGTTGTATCGATTAATGGAGAGATGCAACAATTGGAAAATACTAAAACAAATGATAATAAGAccaaatattctttattttggGTCATTAACATATcaatttttaaacaattattaGATTACAtataagattgtttaggattcCCTAAAAGGAAAATTTGGGGACACTAATCATATGAAAAATTTGAAACCATTACTACATATTTTACTAGATAAAGGGTATTGACCAACAAAATGAAGAACAATGGAGAGGGTATATATGACTTGAAGGTGGTGGAGAAATTTCTTTAAACATTGACAAAGAGATTAACCTATGTTATAGTTTCGATTGAGGAGTTAAAGGACACAAAAGAAACTTTTTATTGAAGACCTTCAAAGTTCTTTGGtgctttaaaaacaaaattttaaaagaagtaGTAGAGAGTCTACGCAAACACTTAAGGTGGAAAATAATAGAGAAAGGGGAAGAACATAGTGGGGTCAAGGATGGAAATAAGGGAGACAATCTTTCTCAAAGGTCACTATGGAGTGTTTTAAGTGTCACAGTTTAAGAAATTTCCAATATGAATGTTCTAAATGGAACAAAGAGTCAAATTACATAAAATTGGGTGAAGAAGAAGAGCTTCTTTTGATGGATTTggtagaagaaaataaaatcaaaaggaaTGATGCATGGTTCTTGAACTCAAGATGTTCTAATTATATTCATGGAGACAAAGAAATGTTCTCTAATGTGGTAAAAGAACATAATCATTATGTTAAGTATGGAAATAAATCTCGAATGTTTGTAGTTGAAAAAGATAATGTAAGATTGGTGATTAATGATACTACTTTTCTTATTTAAGATGTATATCATGTGCTTGAGCTTCAAAACAACTTGTTGGGTATGGAGGTAGTCGTAGGGAAAAGGTCTTATCATTCTCATAAAAAATGGGATTTGCAATATATATCATCCAAACAAAGGATTGATTGCACATAGGAAGATGAGTATCAATCTTATATTTATTCTTCTTAATGGAAGATCTAACATCAATGTCCTTATTGAAGAATGTTTACGTGTTTCGTCGTATCTATCATACATTTGGCATCAAAGGTATGGACACATAAGCTACAAGAAATTGAAGACACAACAAATAATGAAAATGGTAAGCAGACTACCTAAACTAGAAATGTCAAATGTTTATTGTGAGAATTGTTTTTTCGGTGAGCAACACTATATCTTATTCCTAATAAGAGTGAATGACGTGCTAGTTAGATATTGGAACTCGTACATGCAAACATTTACGGACCAATGGAGCTTATAACACATAGTGAAAAGAAGCATCTCTTGTGCTCTTTTAATGATTACAATTGTAAAGGTTCAatctattttctttttgaaaacTCCAAAGTAATGGAGTATTTCAAAACTTATAAGCTAAATgtattattaattattcttttcaaatataacattcaaaatttgaaattttatcacctctaaaataaaaaagttactcAAATTATTAGATCTAATATGATAACAAGACTTGTTAAAAGTAagttaagaagaaaaaaaatagtaaattatcATATATCAAAATTGATGTGATagaaagaaaaggagaaaaacatttgaaaaatttaaagtaaaaaattgtataaatagAATTACTATAAAATCTTTTTGTTTAATTGTGTTTGTAGTTTAAtgttaacatatttgaatttcttaattgaaatatatatttgtttctctcttcttcttctttttttgcaGATATTGAGAATAATATTTCCGAGATATTGAAATTTGTTAAGAATGAAAGTCGTATAGAAGATGGAAACCTCAAACATTCTacaaactggacagaatttatgGGGTTGATAGAGAACTTATACAAGAATCATCAATCAATGTATGCATTATATGATAATATTACCGAAGAGTTTGAGAAATCTGTTTCtcacaaaagaaacaaaaaaaacttaGTGTCCTCTGACTCTGAATCTGAATACTTTTCCTCAGAAGAAGTAGATGGTAATAGAAGAAGGTCAGGGAAAGAAGCATATTATGTATCTGATTTTAACACCCCTAGGGAGGAATTTGATAGAGGTGATGGTACAAACGAGGTTACTCATGCTGAAGCAACAAAGTTTGAGGAACAATTAACTTTGCTAATGAAAGAGGTTGAGAGTTTGGACAAGCAGAAAAGGGATCTTGAATTGGAGGTTGAAAAGCAAACACATGAAGCTAAACATCTAACCTCGAAGAGCATTGAGTTGAATGATGAAATATTAAAACTTGAGTTGTTGAAAGAGGAAAATGGTAAGATGTTTGATTTGCAGGCTCAATTCAATAACAATGAGAATGAAGAAAAACCCAATATTACAGATTTGATGACAAAGATTAGTGAGTTGGAACAGGAGACCAAGTCCTTGCAGACACAGAAAaatgaaatggaagaaaaaataaaatgtgaCCAAAATGAAGCATCaagtcaaagagaaaatttGATGGATCAACTTAACGTGGTGCAACAGAGGTTGGATTTCATAGAAAGTTTAAACAAAGAACTTGAAGCCAAGATGGAAAACCAAAGGGAACAAATTTCTCAAGATTTTTTTGAGATAAACAATCTAAAGGACGATTTAGCTAATATGAGATTGGTTGAGAAACATATGGAACAAGAGAAAAAAAGGTTTCTTTATAGGCTAAAGGATCTAGAACTAAATTTGGAAAGTCAAATGAGCCAGAAAAATGAATTAGAAGAAAAGTTACGAGAGAAGAGTTATGAGATTAAAGAACTTACAGAAGAAAATAAGGTTTTTAAAGAAAGGAACCATGAACTGAGAACAACAATGACACAAAAAGGGGAAGAGATCTCTAATTTTGTGAGAGAACATGAAAACCATAAAAATGGAGCTTCCATGGAAGTTATGTCTTTAAAAGCAACACTTAACAAAATGAGACTTGAGTTGGACACTATGCACGAACAAAAAAACAAGTTGGAGCAACAGAATGAACGAAGCCAAAATGAATATGTTGAAGGCCTAACAAAGATGGAAAATTTGAATGCCAAGTTAACAACCCAAATAAGTGATCAAGAGAAAACAATTGAACAACTTAGTGAGGAGAACAAACAAGCTAAAATTGTGTTCAGTAAATTGAAGTCTGTTCAGATAATTGTGGAAAGGAAAATTAATGAATTGGCAGAAGAGTTTCGAAGAAAAATGGAAGATAATATCAAGTTGTTGCATCAGAGGATCCACGTCGCAGAACAACTAAACAACGAAAATAAGTACAGTTGCAAGATAACAAAACAAAGGTACGAGGAAGAGAACAAAAGTATGGGAAAGAAAATTGCTAGTTATAAAGAGAAATCAACTACATGTATTCCAAATGGGTTTGAATTTATTGCAGTAAATGGATTAGATTTGGCTATTGAAAATGTGAAAGATTATGCAAGTCGTGTGACTAAGATGATGTGTGAGGTTCAGTTTGTGAAGGATTGGATGAGGGAA
The sequence above is a segment of the Phaseolus vulgaris cultivar G19833 chromosome 2, P. vulgaris v2.0, whole genome shotgun sequence genome. Coding sequences within it:
- the LOC137809816 gene encoding COP1-interactive protein 1-like; translated protein: MANRHSRKSIKLFGRLIGAENVEDLQRTKSDIENNISEILKFVKNESRIEDGNLKHSTNWTEFMGLIENLYKNHQSMYALYDNITEEFEKSVSHKRNKKNLVSSDSESEYFSSEEVDGNRRRSGKEAYYVSDFNTPREEFDRGDGTNEVTHAEATKFEEQLTLLMKEVESLDKQKRDLELEVEKQTHEAKHLTSKSIELNDEILKLELLKEENGKMFDLQAQFNNNENEEKPNITDLMTKISELEQETKSLQTQKNEMEEKIKCDQNEASSQRENLMDQLNVVQQRLDFIESLNKELEAKMENQREQISQDFFEINNLKDDLANMRLVEKHMEQEKKRFLYRLKDLELNLESQMSQKNELEEKLREKSYEIKELTEENKVFKERNHELRTTMTQKGEEISNFVREHENHKNGASMEVMSLKATLNKMRLELDTMHEQKNKLEQQNERSQNEYVEGLTKMENLNAKLTTQISDQEKTIEQLSEENKQAKIVFSKLKSVQIIVERKINELAEEFRRKMEDNIKLLHQRIHVAEQLNNENKYSCKITKQRYEEENKSMGKKIASYKEKSTTCIPNGFEFIAVNGLDLAIENVKDYASRVTKMMCEVQFVKDWMREKNEEVKDLRDNVDYLKELLNKKEEEELLLRENLWKLEAEVSKEGGDKLNLRKEVSQLEKKVGKLEKSVTKKDEELLNLGEKKREAIRQLCFMIEFHRDRCNYLRDMSTKK